In one window of Corallococcus macrosporus DNA:
- the gltG gene encoding adventurous gliding motility protein GltG — protein MAVPLTLKVFKGDTLVASKDYERDIIKIGRLSSAHLCLEDDKVSRIHSVIEVAADGSMSIIDMGSVEGTYVNGKRVNKGQVSFGDEVRVGGTTIRLENPAAVAAVNLAAAVAQADAPTDKNPTIAPVAPAAAIAQAVAAPAPAAAPVAAPVAPPAPAAALDASVAPTQKNAVAPARAPKAKAVPVEDDAHEEQDAAPRVRTVKKTKSNGPQGVSLRLLWGDQRVGEFFVPPGAKKGFTVGTAKGVDFVMGDAKLGAPSFEVLRTDGQSFSVRFARKMKGELTRKGETLDLEAVMESGKASQDGDAYALNLEADDFVWVDLGGLTLEAQFQPVPKRVAVPIGENIDYTALNIFLVMFFIGTAFVIHSMNQSGEGDEYADELAGNDARIAKLIIKPPETQKNKFLEKLNQQKEKKSGEMAQKSRGDEGQMGKKDAPKSNNRTAPKGDPNKKDEARALTAKIFGGGKGGISTIFGKAGLGGELKSAMGNMFGAKAGDAGGFGGLGLRGSGGGGGGTGDSIGIGGIGTKGRGGGSGSYGTGVGTLGGKQSVDVGITSSDPEVMGSLDKELIRQVIQRNRGQIRYCYESLLNRFPKLGGKVSVKFVISANGSVATSNVAQSTAGNSDLETCVAGRVRTWKFPEPKGGGSVIVTYPFIFKQAGD, from the coding sequence ATGGCCGTACCCCTGACACTCAAGGTCTTCAAGGGCGACACACTGGTCGCCTCCAAGGACTACGAGCGCGACATCATCAAGATTGGCCGTCTGTCCTCCGCGCACCTGTGCCTGGAGGATGACAAGGTCAGCCGCATCCACTCCGTCATCGAAGTGGCCGCCGACGGCTCCATGTCCATCATCGACATGGGCAGCGTCGAGGGCACCTACGTCAACGGCAAGCGCGTCAACAAGGGGCAGGTCTCCTTCGGTGACGAGGTCCGCGTGGGCGGCACCACCATCCGTCTGGAGAACCCGGCCGCTGTCGCCGCGGTGAACCTGGCCGCCGCCGTCGCGCAGGCGGACGCGCCCACGGACAAGAACCCCACCATCGCGCCCGTGGCCCCCGCCGCCGCCATCGCGCAGGCCGTCGCCGCTCCGGCGCCCGCCGCCGCTCCGGTGGCCGCGCCCGTCGCGCCGCCCGCGCCCGCCGCCGCGCTGGACGCGTCCGTCGCGCCCACGCAGAAGAACGCCGTGGCGCCCGCCCGCGCTCCCAAGGCGAAGGCCGTGCCCGTGGAGGACGACGCGCACGAGGAGCAGGACGCCGCGCCGCGCGTGCGCACCGTGAAGAAGACGAAGTCCAACGGCCCGCAGGGCGTGTCGCTGCGCCTGCTCTGGGGCGACCAGCGCGTGGGCGAGTTCTTCGTGCCCCCCGGCGCGAAGAAGGGCTTCACGGTCGGCACCGCCAAGGGCGTGGACTTCGTGATGGGTGACGCCAAGCTGGGCGCCCCCTCCTTCGAGGTGCTGCGCACCGACGGCCAGTCCTTCAGCGTGCGCTTCGCGCGCAAGATGAAGGGCGAGCTCACCCGCAAGGGCGAGACGCTGGACCTGGAAGCGGTGATGGAGTCCGGCAAGGCCTCCCAGGACGGCGATGCGTACGCGCTGAACCTGGAGGCGGACGACTTCGTCTGGGTGGACCTGGGCGGCCTCACGCTGGAGGCGCAGTTCCAGCCGGTGCCCAAGCGCGTCGCCGTGCCCATCGGCGAGAACATCGACTACACGGCGCTCAACATCTTCCTGGTGATGTTCTTCATCGGGACCGCGTTCGTCATCCACTCCATGAACCAGAGTGGGGAAGGGGACGAGTACGCGGATGAGCTCGCGGGCAACGACGCGCGCATCGCGAAGCTGATCATCAAGCCTCCGGAGACCCAGAAGAACAAGTTCCTGGAGAAGCTGAACCAGCAGAAGGAGAAGAAGTCGGGCGAGATGGCCCAGAAGTCCCGCGGCGACGAGGGCCAGATGGGCAAGAAGGACGCGCCCAAGTCCAACAACCGCACCGCCCCCAAGGGCGACCCGAACAAGAAGGACGAGGCGCGCGCCCTCACCGCGAAGATCTTCGGCGGCGGCAAGGGCGGCATCTCCACCATCTTCGGCAAGGCGGGCCTGGGCGGCGAGCTCAAGAGCGCCATGGGCAACATGTTCGGCGCCAAGGCGGGCGACGCGGGCGGCTTCGGCGGCCTGGGCCTGCGCGGCAGCGGCGGTGGCGGCGGCGGCACCGGTGACAGCATCGGCATCGGCGGCATCGGCACCAAGGGCCGTGGCGGCGGCAGCGGCAGCTACGGCACCGGCGTGGGCACGCTCGGCGGCAAGCAGAGCGTGGACGTGGGCATCACCTCGTCGGATCCGGAGGTCATGGGCTCGCTGGACAAGGAGCTCATCCGCCAGGTCATCCAGCGCAACCGCGGGCAGATCCGCTACTGCTACGAGAGCCTGCTCAACCGCTTCCCCAAGCTGGGCGGCAAGGTGTCCGTGAAGTTCGTCATCAGCGCCAACGGCTCGGTGGCCACGTCCAACGTCGCGCAGTCCACGGCGGGCAACTCGGACCTGGAGACCTGTGTGGCGGGCCGCGTGCGCACCTGGAAGTTCCCGGAGCCCAAGGGTGGAGGCTCCGTGATCGTCACCTACCCGTTCATCTTCAAGCAGGCCGGTGACTGA
- the cglF gene encoding adventurous gliding motility protein CglF: MRKWLMLCVTLSVAPAFAQDEGGKAQGEGGGAKMQKTTSVDFEDDTIEGDLTKPDGEYVEARKTVKHSNLIRIREDFEDKVMQSVGEL, encoded by the coding sequence ATGCGGAAGTGGCTGATGCTGTGCGTGACGTTGTCGGTGGCCCCGGCCTTCGCCCAGGACGAGGGCGGCAAGGCGCAGGGTGAGGGTGGCGGCGCCAAGATGCAGAAGACGACCAGCGTCGACTTCGAGGACGACACCATCGAGGGTGACCTCACGAAGCCGGATGGCGAGTACGTCGAGGCGCGCAAGACCGTGAAGCACTCCAACCTCATCCGCATCCGCGAAGACTTCGAGGACAAGGTGATGCAGTCCGTGGGCGAGCTGTAA
- a CDS encoding tetratricopeptide repeat protein, whose product MRRSLLVCLVLLTSMASAQEKKALRDADLGKKSTTTVDKSLAGDITRPKEAQQAAPALQYDQFRLGVEVQVASKRREQIESLKKIISLSPDQKEAPSLLFRLGELYWEESKFFFFEANRKDDELIVAMNRNDAAGQQKAKAEKAELMAKVKENGKYAVEQYTKIVQEYPKFERTDEVLFFLGQYLMEDGQDKKALVAFKRLVEKYPQSKYIPDAYFAFGEYYFNNSKGKRPELEKALAAYKKAAEYPENQVYAFALYKQGWCYFNMGEYESAKDKYKTVVLYGELAGAGAVEKDGKAKAKGSLVREARNDYVRAFAREGDVTQARADFGKVATNPEDRFGMMKQLANLYYGDGKDREAAITFNALIKEKPLSPEAPGFQGKIVDCILRMGNKERTVAQVRRLVKIMKDVESSGVIKDDKDKKALAEAKELSERTLSNLAVTWHNEGKKTRSEETFKYADAVYSDYLTLFPENPKAYDLRFFWAELLNDNLQNFDKAAANYTLVVLQDAKVLEAKDDKGKPKPGKPGKWLTNASYNAVLAYDEVVKAAEARGEAKSESAGTDIQKKIAIPTLKKSLLDACERYLKYVPKGDKRVEIAFKAANIYYRHNHFDEAVLRFSEIALGYPEYKFEDGQRAAEIAANLILDSYNLLGDFAKVNEWARRFYANDKLATGKFRDDLAKLIEQSSFKLVSQLEEKKEFSKAAEAYLNFVHDFPQTEIADLALYNASVDYYKAKSLDKAIEVRKRLFAEYPRSKYVPDSIYANAEALEAIGDFEEAAGTYELYVKGYERNLNEKGGAPAAKAKAKSKAKGKAKQASNDAGPAKPAVVQKWDESKAQIALFNAATYREGLGQLKAALKNREHYIELWPKSKDAEAAFLSVVDLYVKQGAYMKAIKLLEEYERDNMRSQSKFLMAEGRIVDIYTKMKKTNDVRRMNKRIFEYFDQLPRRQQTALEKPALAAAAQANLLAIEPDWNEFRRLKLYWGVPPSPERFKGSLADKGRALEVVQKKYVQTVALGAPEPAICALQRIGLAYDHMAELVVNAPMPRGLDEESQQALRDEFANQAQPLKDKATEAFSGAVAKSRELGVFNDCAAASLKILRTTYAPDRYPEVLEEKLALKNKEFVLGGDLLAAVQDIPPPVTKVEPEKQAKSEALNEDLSALTNALRQQTESEVAKPAAASKDGAPKKTVDDQEPEDFL is encoded by the coding sequence ATGCGCCGCTCGTTACTCGTTTGCCTCGTTCTCCTGACTTCCATGGCTTCGGCCCAGGAGAAGAAAGCACTGCGCGACGCTGACCTGGGCAAGAAGTCCACGACCACCGTGGACAAGTCCCTCGCTGGCGACATCACGCGCCCGAAGGAAGCCCAGCAGGCCGCTCCCGCGCTTCAATATGATCAGTTCCGCCTGGGCGTGGAGGTGCAGGTCGCCTCCAAGCGCCGCGAGCAGATCGAATCGCTGAAGAAGATCATCTCGCTGTCTCCTGATCAGAAGGAGGCCCCCAGCCTGTTGTTCCGCCTGGGCGAGCTCTACTGGGAGGAGTCGAAGTTCTTCTTCTTCGAAGCCAACCGGAAGGACGACGAGCTCATCGTCGCCATGAACCGCAACGACGCCGCGGGCCAGCAGAAGGCCAAGGCGGAGAAGGCGGAGCTGATGGCGAAGGTGAAGGAGAACGGCAAGTACGCCGTCGAGCAGTACACGAAGATCGTCCAGGAGTACCCGAAGTTCGAGCGCACGGACGAAGTGCTCTTCTTCCTCGGCCAGTACCTGATGGAGGACGGCCAGGACAAGAAGGCGCTCGTCGCGTTCAAGCGCCTGGTGGAGAAGTACCCGCAGTCCAAGTACATCCCGGACGCGTACTTCGCGTTCGGCGAGTACTACTTCAACAACTCCAAGGGCAAGCGCCCGGAGCTGGAGAAGGCGCTCGCGGCCTACAAGAAGGCCGCCGAGTACCCGGAGAACCAGGTCTACGCCTTCGCCCTCTACAAGCAGGGCTGGTGCTACTTCAACATGGGCGAGTACGAGTCCGCGAAGGACAAGTACAAGACCGTGGTCCTCTACGGTGAGCTGGCGGGCGCCGGCGCCGTGGAGAAGGACGGCAAGGCCAAGGCGAAGGGCTCGCTGGTGCGTGAAGCGCGCAACGACTACGTGCGCGCGTTCGCCCGCGAGGGTGACGTCACGCAGGCCCGCGCGGACTTCGGCAAGGTCGCCACCAATCCGGAAGACCGCTTCGGGATGATGAAGCAGCTCGCCAACCTGTACTACGGCGACGGCAAGGACCGCGAAGCGGCCATCACCTTCAACGCGCTGATCAAGGAGAAGCCGCTGTCTCCGGAGGCCCCCGGCTTCCAGGGCAAGATCGTCGACTGCATCCTGCGCATGGGCAACAAGGAGCGCACCGTGGCCCAGGTGCGCCGGCTCGTGAAGATCATGAAGGACGTCGAGTCCTCCGGCGTCATCAAGGACGACAAGGACAAGAAGGCGCTCGCGGAGGCGAAGGAGCTGTCCGAGCGCACGCTCTCCAACCTCGCCGTCACCTGGCACAACGAGGGCAAGAAGACGCGCAGCGAGGAGACCTTCAAGTACGCGGACGCCGTGTACAGCGACTACCTCACGCTCTTCCCGGAGAACCCCAAGGCGTACGACCTGCGCTTCTTCTGGGCGGAGCTCCTCAACGACAACCTCCAGAACTTCGACAAGGCCGCCGCCAACTACACGCTGGTCGTCCTCCAGGACGCCAAGGTGCTGGAGGCCAAGGACGACAAGGGCAAGCCCAAGCCGGGCAAGCCGGGCAAGTGGCTGACCAACGCCTCCTACAACGCCGTGCTCGCCTACGACGAAGTCGTGAAGGCCGCCGAGGCGCGCGGCGAGGCGAAGTCCGAGTCCGCTGGTACGGACATCCAGAAGAAGATCGCCATCCCCACGCTGAAGAAGTCGCTGCTCGACGCGTGCGAGCGCTACCTCAAGTACGTCCCCAAGGGCGACAAGCGCGTGGAGATCGCCTTCAAGGCGGCGAACATCTACTACCGCCACAACCACTTCGACGAGGCGGTGCTGCGCTTCTCCGAAATCGCGCTCGGCTACCCCGAGTACAAGTTCGAGGACGGTCAGCGCGCCGCGGAAATCGCCGCCAACCTCATCCTCGACTCGTACAACCTGCTGGGCGACTTCGCGAAGGTCAACGAGTGGGCCCGCCGCTTCTACGCCAACGACAAGCTGGCCACCGGCAAGTTCCGCGACGACCTGGCGAAGCTCATCGAGCAGTCGTCGTTCAAGCTGGTCAGCCAGCTGGAGGAGAAGAAGGAGTTCTCCAAGGCGGCCGAGGCGTACCTGAACTTCGTCCACGACTTCCCGCAGACGGAGATCGCGGACCTGGCGCTCTACAACGCGTCCGTCGACTACTACAAGGCGAAGAGCCTGGATAAGGCCATCGAGGTCCGCAAGCGCCTGTTCGCGGAGTACCCCCGGTCCAAGTACGTGCCGGACTCCATCTACGCGAACGCGGAGGCGCTGGAGGCCATCGGTGACTTCGAGGAGGCCGCGGGCACCTACGAGCTCTACGTGAAGGGCTACGAGCGCAACCTGAACGAGAAGGGCGGCGCTCCGGCGGCGAAGGCCAAGGCGAAGAGCAAGGCCAAGGGCAAGGCGAAGCAGGCCTCCAACGACGCCGGCCCCGCGAAGCCCGCGGTGGTGCAGAAGTGGGACGAGTCCAAGGCGCAGATCGCCCTGTTCAACGCGGCCACCTACCGCGAGGGCCTGGGCCAGCTGAAGGCCGCGCTCAAGAACCGCGAGCACTACATCGAGCTGTGGCCCAAGTCGAAGGACGCCGAGGCCGCCTTCCTGTCCGTCGTGGACCTGTACGTGAAGCAGGGCGCGTACATGAAGGCCATCAAGCTCCTGGAGGAGTACGAGCGCGACAACATGCGCTCGCAGAGCAAGTTCCTCATGGCCGAGGGCCGCATCGTCGACATCTACACGAAGATGAAGAAGACCAACGACGTGCGCCGCATGAACAAGCGCATCTTCGAGTACTTCGACCAGCTGCCCCGCCGTCAGCAGACCGCGCTGGAGAAGCCCGCGCTGGCCGCCGCCGCGCAGGCGAACCTGCTGGCCATCGAGCCGGACTGGAACGAGTTCCGCCGCCTGAAGCTGTACTGGGGCGTGCCGCCGTCGCCCGAGCGCTTCAAGGGCTCGCTGGCCGACAAGGGCCGCGCGCTGGAGGTGGTGCAGAAGAAGTACGTGCAGACCGTGGCGCTGGGCGCCCCGGAGCCGGCCATCTGCGCGCTGCAGCGCATTGGCCTCGCGTATGACCACATGGCGGAGCTCGTCGTGAACGCGCCCATGCCGCGCGGTCTGGACGAGGAGTCGCAGCAGGCCCTGCGTGACGAGTTCGCCAACCAGGCCCAGCCGCTCAAGGACAAGGCCACGGAGGCCTTCTCCGGCGCGGTGGCCAAGAGCCGCGAGCTGGGCGTGTTCAACGACTGCGCCGCGGCGAGCCTGAAGATCCTCCGCACCACCTACGCCCCGGACCGCTACCCGGAGGTGCTGGAGGAGAAGCTCGCGCTGAAGAACAAGGAGTTCGTGCTGGGTGGAGACCTGCTGGCCGCCGTGCAGGACATCCCGCCGCCGGTCACCAAGGTGGAGCCGGAGAAGCAGGCCAAGAGCGAGGCGCTCAACGAGGACCTGTCCGCGCTGACGAACGCGCTTCGTCAGCAGACCGAGTCCGAGGTCGCCAAGCCCGCCGCCGCGTCCAAGGACGGCGCCCCCAAGAAGACCGTTGATGATCAGGAGCCGGAGGACTTCCTCTAA
- the gltE gene encoding adventurous gliding motility TPR repeat lipoprotein GltE: protein MNRRMHPFRPLLLATLALTAVGCSTTQTNTPAPVAKPVAAPTGPVSISNRAMLLFDDAVKSFDAQKKAKAFDYPSLERKFRAALEADQNLAEAEYNLGVIAERMGKPDEAKARYAAALTKKPSLRQASDNLAIMKQNGGDVAGAVALYQDVLTRYPDDAGSRARLAEIYRQNNDHDKAMELSRAALMRDPMNTNALKVMIRSYLDRKQLAMAKLVALRAVKLDNTDPELHQSVGLILLKEGDTEGARLQFKSALEAKADYVPAHVELAQLALNAEDFPGAEEHLRRILQSDGKNAAAHVDLGIALKGQGQYDKAMQEYDEAEKLNPDLGATYLNRGIILHKVKDAPERAVELYKKYVALAGGEVALNAESPVFGLMREAESIVQAKREAKAAEDQAKQMEALQAQQQAAMKAEEAKQKGQTPPPPPGAATPVSGTGTAPQATPASATGAQQPAATPAAGKQAEPAQKNAAPVDSDEPTDDLL from the coding sequence ATGAATCGCCGCATGCACCCGTTCCGCCCCCTCCTGCTGGCCACGCTGGCGCTGACCGCCGTCGGCTGCTCCACCACGCAGACCAACACCCCGGCGCCTGTCGCCAAGCCCGTGGCCGCCCCCACGGGCCCGGTGTCCATCTCCAACCGCGCCATGCTGCTGTTCGATGACGCGGTGAAGTCCTTCGACGCGCAGAAGAAGGCCAAGGCCTTCGACTACCCGTCGCTGGAGCGCAAGTTCAGGGCCGCCCTGGAGGCGGACCAGAACCTCGCGGAGGCCGAGTACAACCTGGGCGTCATCGCCGAGCGCATGGGCAAGCCCGACGAGGCGAAGGCCCGCTACGCGGCGGCGCTCACCAAGAAGCCGTCCCTGCGGCAGGCGTCCGACAACCTGGCCATCATGAAGCAGAACGGTGGCGACGTGGCCGGCGCGGTGGCGCTCTACCAGGACGTGCTCACGCGCTACCCGGATGACGCGGGCTCGCGCGCGCGCCTCGCGGAGATCTACCGGCAGAACAACGACCACGACAAGGCGATGGAGCTGTCTCGCGCCGCGCTCATGCGCGACCCGATGAACACCAACGCCCTCAAGGTGATGATCCGCAGCTACCTGGACCGCAAGCAGCTGGCCATGGCCAAGCTCGTCGCGCTGCGCGCGGTGAAGCTGGACAACACGGATCCGGAGCTGCACCAGTCCGTGGGCCTCATCCTCCTGAAGGAGGGCGACACGGAGGGCGCGCGCCTGCAGTTCAAGAGCGCCCTGGAGGCGAAGGCGGACTACGTGCCCGCGCACGTGGAGCTGGCCCAGCTGGCGCTCAACGCCGAGGACTTCCCCGGCGCGGAGGAGCACCTGCGCCGCATCCTGCAGTCCGACGGCAAGAACGCCGCCGCGCACGTGGACCTGGGCATCGCGCTCAAGGGCCAGGGCCAGTACGACAAGGCCATGCAGGAGTACGACGAGGCGGAGAAGCTCAACCCGGACCTGGGCGCCACGTACCTCAACCGCGGCATCATCCTGCACAAGGTGAAGGACGCCCCCGAGCGCGCGGTGGAGCTCTACAAGAAGTACGTCGCCCTGGCGGGCGGCGAGGTCGCGCTCAACGCCGAATCCCCCGTCTTCGGCCTCATGCGCGAGGCGGAGAGCATCGTGCAGGCCAAGCGCGAGGCGAAGGCCGCGGAGGACCAGGCCAAGCAGATGGAGGCCCTCCAGGCCCAGCAGCAGGCCGCGATGAAGGCGGAGGAGGCCAAGCAGAAGGGCCAGACGCCGCCGCCTCCTCCTGGCGCCGCGACGCCCGTGTCCGGCACCGGCACCGCCCCGCAGGCCACGCCGGCCTCCGCGACGGGCGCGCAGCAGCCGGCCGCGACCCCCGCCGCGGGGAAGCAGGCAGAGCCTGCCCAGAAGAATGCAGCCCCGGTGGACTCCGACGAGCCGACCGACGACCTGCTGTGA
- the cglE gene encoding adventurous gliding motility protein CglE: protein MQKLAPLALSAALFLPAIAGAQDTPSAGSNAMKDRPAVTFNEVERGVYFGVYGGPSWITNPPADSGPRPFSSGQMAQVELGVDLGERLSLGVFFMGSANRAGTEYVGYSQGAASGDFTMLVPGAVARARLVGFADSQEVKRTWIYARVGVGYAMFSPKKLLPDSDILVFAGPGVEYYTRLRHFSVGLEVVGNYLASKGAFGFAVAPNIRYAF, encoded by the coding sequence ATGCAGAAACTTGCTCCTCTTGCCCTGAGCGCCGCCCTCTTTCTTCCCGCGATCGCGGGCGCCCAGGACACCCCCAGCGCCGGTTCCAACGCGATGAAGGACCGGCCCGCGGTGACCTTCAACGAGGTCGAGCGCGGTGTGTACTTCGGCGTGTACGGCGGTCCCTCGTGGATCACCAACCCGCCCGCGGACTCCGGCCCGCGGCCCTTCTCCTCCGGCCAGATGGCCCAGGTGGAGCTGGGCGTGGACCTGGGAGAGCGCCTGTCCCTGGGCGTCTTCTTCATGGGCTCCGCCAACCGCGCGGGCACCGAATACGTCGGCTACTCGCAGGGCGCCGCCTCCGGTGACTTCACCATGCTGGTGCCTGGCGCCGTGGCGCGCGCCCGTCTGGTGGGCTTCGCCGACAGCCAGGAGGTCAAGCGGACGTGGATCTACGCCCGTGTCGGCGTGGGCTACGCGATGTTCTCTCCCAAGAAGCTCCTCCCGGATTCCGACATTCTTGTGTTTGCCGGGCCCGGAGTGGAGTACTACACGCGGCTGCGCCACTTCTCGGTGGGGCTGGAGGTCGTGGGGAACTACCTCGCCTCCAAGGGCGCCTTCGGGTTCGCGGTGGCGCCCAACATTCGCTACGCGTTCTAG
- a CDS encoding DEAD/DEAH box helicase, whose product MAQENGSGGSRPGGRGPNGGAPGQGPRRDGPGGFGGRGGPGGPGGGRGEGRGRGEGRGRDRDAGPVGPGQRVIAELSVLEKALSKNDFGAEKGPLEAIVRSLRPMNLKSLDDLDLNTRGRLITTLLRVQRQPKPALPEAGAEGAAPEAGASTEAAPAEAPAAEGAAEGATPAEGGAPAEAAPAAPAVDPAKEKHAAWVDVMALVGRVWRAAGDADRSQAAFALSGREPTPEPAAPAREERAERPPRGDRPERGERGERPPRGDRPPRGERPERGAAGERRERPPRGERPERGERPPRGERPERAPMPELTGDWKEQATQLEGMGRTRDAARLHERNNSFADATRLFEAGGDLKSALRTALSGQDNDAARRLVGTLPADQIGPTLEKAGAYELLMEHYVAKADFENVARLYERARQFDQAALAYERANKLTLARKAYERARDMASANRIRGMEVKALVERGDRLGAATLLVAVGQRREAVEVLSPLPPPKAFHFMQRLTLEDEAKELAQRELARAEQEQKPAGRARWLELLGDTAAAAETWTQAGRKDKALPLYEKLGGEHLPRAAQIAEELQQRDKAIALYTQLNDTAGVERAKALPEAPATPPAGSTPDAGDDADSAASPAENASSAGEQESQ is encoded by the coding sequence GTGGCTCAGGAGAATGGAAGCGGTGGATCGCGTCCGGGTGGACGCGGTCCGAACGGGGGCGCGCCGGGCCAGGGGCCCCGTCGTGACGGACCGGGAGGCTTCGGCGGTCGTGGCGGTCCTGGTGGTCCTGGCGGCGGCCGGGGTGAAGGGCGCGGCCGAGGTGAAGGCCGTGGCCGTGATCGCGACGCGGGCCCTGTCGGCCCGGGCCAGCGCGTCATCGCCGAGCTGAGCGTCCTGGAGAAGGCGCTCTCCAAGAACGACTTCGGGGCGGAGAAGGGTCCGCTGGAGGCCATCGTCCGCTCGCTGCGGCCCATGAACCTCAAGTCGCTGGACGACCTGGACCTCAACACGCGTGGCCGCCTCATCACCACGCTCCTGCGCGTCCAGCGTCAGCCGAAGCCGGCCCTGCCGGAAGCGGGCGCTGAGGGCGCGGCACCGGAGGCTGGCGCCTCCACGGAAGCCGCTCCCGCCGAGGCTCCGGCCGCGGAAGGCGCGGCCGAGGGTGCCACGCCGGCCGAAGGGGGCGCGCCCGCCGAGGCGGCTCCCGCGGCTCCGGCCGTGGATCCCGCCAAGGAGAAGCACGCGGCCTGGGTGGACGTGATGGCGCTGGTGGGCCGTGTCTGGCGGGCCGCGGGTGACGCGGACCGTTCGCAGGCGGCCTTCGCGCTGAGCGGCCGCGAGCCGACGCCGGAGCCCGCGGCCCCGGCCCGTGAGGAGCGCGCCGAGCGTCCTCCGCGCGGTGACCGTCCGGAGCGTGGCGAGCGCGGCGAGCGTCCGCCCCGTGGGGACCGTCCTCCGCGCGGCGAGCGTCCGGAGCGCGGCGCGGCCGGTGAGCGGCGCGAGCGTCCGCCCCGGGGCGAGCGTCCGGAGCGTGGCGAGCGTCCTCCGCGCGGTGAGCGCCCCGAGCGCGCGCCGATGCCGGAGCTGACGGGCGACTGGAAGGAGCAGGCGACCCAGCTGGAAGGCATGGGCCGCACGCGCGACGCCGCGCGCCTGCACGAGCGCAACAACAGCTTCGCGGACGCCACCCGCCTGTTCGAGGCGGGCGGTGACCTGAAGAGCGCGCTGCGCACGGCGCTGTCCGGCCAGGACAACGACGCGGCCCGCCGCCTCGTGGGCACGCTGCCCGCGGATCAGATCGGCCCGACGCTGGAGAAGGCGGGCGCGTACGAGCTGCTCATGGAGCACTACGTCGCCAAGGCCGACTTCGAGAACGTCGCCCGCCTGTACGAGCGCGCGCGGCAGTTCGACCAGGCGGCCCTCGCGTACGAGCGCGCGAACAAGCTGACCCTGGCGCGCAAGGCGTACGAGCGCGCCCGCGACATGGCCAGCGCCAACCGCATCCGGGGCATGGAGGTGAAGGCCCTGGTGGAGCGCGGCGACCGGCTGGGCGCGGCGACCCTGCTGGTGGCGGTGGGCCAGCGGCGCGAGGCGGTGGAGGTGCTGAGCCCCCTGCCTCCTCCGAAGGCGTTCCACTTCATGCAGCGGCTCACCCTGGAGGACGAGGCCAAGGAACTCGCGCAGCGCGAGCTGGCCCGCGCCGAACAGGAGCAGAAGCCGGCCGGCCGCGCCCGGTGGCTGGAGCTCCTGGGTGACACGGCCGCCGCCGCGGAGACGTGGACGCAGGCGGGCCGCAAGGACAAGGCGCTGCCCCTCTACGAGAAGCTCGGTGGGGAACACCTGCCCCGCGCCGCGCAGATCGCGGAGGAGCTGCAGCAGCGTGACAAGGCCATCGCCCTGTACACGCAGCTCAACGACACCGCGGGCGTGGAGCGCGCGAAGGCCCTCCCCGAGGCCCCCGCGACGCCTCCCGCCGGCAGCACGCCGGACGCCGGTGACGACGCGGATTCCGCGGCGTCTCCGGCGGAAAATGCTTCCTCGGCTGGCGAGCAAGAAAGCCAATAA